The sequence GAGAACAGCGGCGCCCCTGTCTTCATCAAGGCCAGGAAGGCGGTGGTGCTTGCCTCCGGCGGCTTCTCCCGCGACATCAAGATGCGCACGATTCACGACCCGCGCCTCACCGAGGAGTTCGAGAGCACGAACCAGCCCGGGGCCACGGGCGAGGCGCTGCGGGAGGCGCTCAAGATCGGTGCCATGGACGTCCACCTCGACTGGATCCAGCTCGGCCCCTGGGCGAGCCCGGACGAGAAGGGGTTCGGCTATGTACCCCTGTTCTCGGAGCGCGTCATCGGCCACGGCCCGATCATCAACCCCAAGACCGGGAAGCGCTTCGTTAACGAGACCGGGAACCGCAAGGAACGCGCTGACGCCATCATCCTCGTCGGGGTGCCGGTGATCCACGTTGCCGACTCCTACGCGGTGCAGAAGCAGGTGGTGCCCGAAACCCTTGAAGCCGGCCTGAAAAACGGTGCCATTAAGCAGTTCAACACCCTGGAGGAAGTGGCGAAACACTACAACATCCCGCTCGAACCCTTCCTGAAGGAGATCGCCCGCTGGAACTCCTTCGTAGAGAAGGGCAAGGACGAGGACTTCAACTGCATGATCGGCAAGGGGGCCAGGCCCATGGGCGCCCCGCCCTTCTACGCCGTCAGGCTCTGGCCGAAGGTCCACCACTGCATGGGCGGGCTGGTAATAAACACGAACGCCCAGGTCATCAACCAGGACTTCAAGCCCATCAAGGGGCTGTACGCCGCCGGAGAGGTCACCGGAGGGACGCACGGAGCGGTCCGCCTGGGAGGCGTGGCGATGGCCGACTGCATCGTCTTCGGCCGCATTGCGGGGAAGGCGGCTGCCAAGGAGGAAGCGTGGAGCTGAGGCGGCCTCCGAGACCTGCGGAAGACGCTTTGCTTCAGAGGGAGCCGGGGCAGGGGGTGCGGACCATGCTCCGGCTTTCCTGTGATTTTTTGGCCTCGCTCCGGCTCGGCCTCTCCCTCATGGTCCTCCTCGGTGTGGCAGCGGCACTGGGGAGTGCCGTGCGGGAAGATTTCTACCGCTCCCCGTGGTTCGCGTTCATCCTCGCGGCCCTTTTCGGAAACCTTTTTTTGTGCACCTGCAGGCGGGCGTGCTCCTTCTTTCGGACGCGCTCCTTCGGCCCGAGGCAGGTCGGGGTCCTTGTCTTCCACGCCGGCCTGCTCCTCGTCATTGCGGGCGGCTTTGTTACCGTCACCCGGGGGGAGAAAGGTCTTGTCTCCCTCGCGGAAGGGGAGGCGGCAGCTCTAGAGGGGGTAGTCGCAGCGGGCCGCGGGCTTTCGCTGCGGCTCGAGGACTTTGCCGTCTCCTACTACTCAGACGGCTCCCCCGCCCAGTTCACCTCCCGGGTGGCCGTGGGCAACGGGAAAAGGACCCTTGTCAGGGCAGACATCTCCGTCAACCATCCCCTTTCCTGCCGCGGAGTCAAGGTCTACCAGTACAGCTACCGCTGGCTGGCGGAGCTGGAGGTGAAAGAAGGAGGAAGAGTGCGGAAGCTGGAGGCGGCAGAAGGGGAGGTCGTGCCCGTGGAGGGCACTGCCTTGCGCCTCAAGGTTTACCGCTACCTCCCTAACTTCCGCCCGGAGTGGGGCATGGAGTCGAAGGGGCTGCGGCCCGACAACCCCCGCTTCATCTTCTCCGTGTACCGGGGGGAGGAGCGCCTCGGGGTGGGAATGGCGAAGCCGGGAGAACAGGTTGCCCTGGGCGCGGGAGCCGCGGTGGCCTTCACCGGGGTGCGACCGGTCTCTGTTTTCCTCGTGAAGACCGACCCCGGGCAGCCGCTCGTCCTCGCCGGGGGGCTGGCGCTCACCGCGGGCGCCCTCCTGCTCCTGGGCTGCGCCTTTGCAGGAGAACGAAAACCTCGCGGAGACAAGGAGGGATCCGGTATTGAAGCTGCTGTTTGACGTTCTCGCGGCTCTGGCTTTCGCGGCCTACCTCGCGGCCGCGGCCGCCTCTTTCTGGCCCCGGGGTACTGCGGGCGAGAGGCGGGGGAGGCTTGCCCCCGGGCTCGCTGCCGCCGGCTTCGCGGCCCACACAATTGCCCTTGGGGTGCGCATCGGGATGAGCGGCCGCCTCCCGGTCGCCAACAGCTACGAGTTCCTTCTTACCCTCGCCTGGGCCACGGCAGGTGTCTTCCTGATCCTCCCTTCCCGGGTGAAGGCGGCAGCTCCCGGGGGGCCGGTCCTGCTCCTCGCGGCGCTGTTCCTCGGGGTGGCCGTTTTCCTCCTCCCCGGCCCCCAGAAAACCGTGCTTCCCCTGCCCCCGGCGCTCAAGAGCGGGTGGCTCGCCGTCCACGTCCTGACGGCGGTCCTGGCCTACGCGGCGTTTGCGGCCGGGGCCGGGGTTGCCGCCGTCTGCCTCTTCAGGAAAGATGAGGACGCCAGCAGGAGTCTCGAGGAGGTCATCTCCAGGGTCACCTTCTTCGGCTTTGCCATGCTCTCGCTCACCATCGTCTGCGGCGCCGTCTGGGCGGAGCAGGCCTGGGGCTCCTACTGGAGTTGGGACCCGAAGGAAACGTGGTCGCTCCTCACCTGGATCGTGTACGCCCTCTACCTCCACCTCCGGAAGAAGCGCCAGTGGAGGGGAAAGACTTCGGCCGCGATGGTTTTGTTGGGCTTTCTCCTGGTCATGTTTACTTTCTTTGGAGTGAATTACTTCATGAGGGGTCTGCACAGCTATCTTTAAGGCCGTAAGCAGCGTACCGGTGCCTGGCTCCCTTGAACATTTGCGCTGCAAGCCTCCCCCTTTGGGATAAAACACCTTCGAGAAAATTCAAAAGTCTTCCGGACCCCCACTTCTACCCCAAAAAACTGAATGAAAGGATGGCCTGATGGTTGGGGCTGCTGGAGCCGCTCCAGCAGGGAAAGTCCAGGTCCGGTGCCATGGGTTTTTATCTCTGCGATAGCAGCAGGGAAACACCCGCCTGTGGCGAAGAGCAGTAGAGAAACAAAGGTGGAGATGCCTCAAGAGACAGGGGGGTCGAGGCAATGCCGAGGAAGGCTGGGGGCG is a genomic window of Bacillota bacterium containing:
- a CDS encoding flavocytochrome c; this translates as MAERKIGRRDFLKGMAATGLAVAGAAALAGCGKGPSAEAVRWNEEADVVVVGSGFAGLAAAIEAKNAGATVKVIEKMPAPGGNSIINGGDFAAPGTKMQEEQGIKDSPELMVQDMLKAGLYLNHVEKARIVAEQARDALEWTIEYLGARFARLTYHGGHSVPRTHQTINASGSEVVKKMLAKLKELGVTVETDRKLVRFIQNKEGRIVGIEVRHGYKFGDENSGAPVFIKARKAVVLASGGFSRDIKMRTIHDPRLTEEFESTNQPGATGEALREALKIGAMDVHLDWIQLGPWASPDEKGFGYVPLFSERVIGHGPIINPKTGKRFVNETGNRKERADAIILVGVPVIHVADSYAVQKQVVPETLEAGLKNGAIKQFNTLEEVAKHYNIPLEPFLKEIARWNSFVEKGKDEDFNCMIGKGARPMGAPPFYAVRLWPKVHHCMGGLVINTNAQVINQDFKPIKGLYAAGEVTGGTHGAVRLGGVAMADCIVFGRIAGKAAAKEEAWS
- the ccsA gene encoding cytochrome c biogenesis protein CcsA, whose amino-acid sequence is MKLLFDVLAALAFAAYLAAAAASFWPRGTAGERRGRLAPGLAAAGFAAHTIALGVRIGMSGRLPVANSYEFLLTLAWATAGVFLILPSRVKAAAPGGPVLLLAALFLGVAVFLLPGPQKTVLPLPPALKSGWLAVHVLTAVLAYAAFAAGAGVAAVCLFRKDEDASRSLEEVISRVTFFGFAMLSLTIVCGAVWAEQAWGSYWSWDPKETWSLLTWIVYALYLHLRKKRQWRGKTSAAMVLLGFLLVMFTFFGVNYFMRGLHSYL